Below is a genomic region from Littorina saxatilis isolate snail1 unplaced genomic scaffold, US_GU_Lsax_2.0 scaffold_2093, whole genome shotgun sequence.
GCAGGACGGACTTGAAGGGCGGCGGGAATTCGTACGCGTGGGTATCGGCCACTATTAACTCCTGTACAGACGACATACttcttgttaaaaaaacaacccaacaaaaaaaaccaaaaaaccccaacaaacaaacaaaaaactgttaTTCAGATAGACTTGAAGGGTGGCGGATAGTCGTATGCGTGAATGTCTGCCCACTAtcttgtaacccccccccccttcccaacataaaaaaaccaaacaactcATTCAGCAGAATAGACCTTAAGGGTGGCGGATAGTCGTACGGGTGAGTGTCAGCCACTATCAACTCCCATAAAGACGACAGACTTCTTGttacaaaaagaagaagtaaaacaCAGTTTTTCAGCAGAATAGACCTGAAGGGTGGAGGGTTGTGGTACGAGTGGATGTTGGCCTCTATCAACTCCTGTAAAGATGACAcacttatttttttaaacaacaacaacaacaacaacaacaacaaaaacaacaacaacagcaaacaaacacaagttCTCCAGCAGAACAGACCTGAAGTGTGGCGGGAATTCGTATACGTGGGTGTCGGCCACTATCAACTCAAGTAAAGATGACACACTTTTTTGTAAaagagataaaaaataaaataaaaccgcATCTTGGTGGCGGAAAGTGGTACGGTTGGATGTCGACCAAGAGTTGAAAATAGACAAACTGTGCTGTACTAAGATATtctttaatgttttttttaaccgaaaacTATTTCAATAAATTATACGAAGATGGATCTGCATTTCTTCTGAACATGAGTACATCTTTTAAACCAACAGGGTTGGAGTTTCAACTTGAGACTGATTTAAGCGATGAAAACTGCTTTCGCGTGATTTTTGAAGATCAATATACTCGCGGTACTTTTCACGGCAAAATCATCAAAAAAGCAACGATGGAAATCAATAACACGAACAATATCCCGATAGTTCGAATCACAATCAGATTACTAAACGCTAACAGAACAGCAGTCAAATGAACTCACCGGCAGAGCAATCAGCATTGCTGTGATCCAGATAATGACGATGATGTTCCGAGCCCTCGTCAGGGTTGATTTGAACCTAAGTGGGTAACAGATGGCGTACCATCTCTCCACGGCTATGGCGCTTAGCGTTAGCACTGACACCGACACTGATGTGTTCTGAAACAGAGAAGAGTTCGATAAGATAAGATAcgaaaagaaaataaaaacattttaaTGTCCATGTTCATTGTacataaacatggacatttGCCTGCATGCAGTGATGATAGCGCAATGACGCTAAAGGCAACATGGAGGGTGACAACTTTTGATGAAGAGTGTCATAATTGGAACGGCAGGTTGTTAAGTCAATACGAAAGTCTCCTTTTTTAAAAATTGATGACAAAGGTAGTAGAATCACGTAAGGAGAAACGAtacaaatgacacacacacaaacacacacacacacacacacacacacacacacacacacacagaggaacacatactcagagacacacacacacacaaacacacacaggagcacatacacacagacacacatacacacacaaacacacacacacacacacacacacacacacacacaaccaccatcACAACCcactccaccaccaccacaacaccaCATATCACTacaacccaaccccccccccccccccccttaccttATCCCCAAACCACATCgaacaccaccacaacaaaaCCACCCCTTCCCCACCCCTCATACCCCTACCCCACCTCCACCCTCTCCCATCCTCCTCCACCGTACCTGCAGAAAGAGCAACGTCTTGCACATGGCGGCGCCCAGGAACCAGGTGAGCGAGACGTTCTGCACCAGGGTGGGCGGCAAGCACAGGAGGATGACGAGGAAGTCGCCCAGCGCCAGGTTGACGATGAAGACGTTGGTCACCGTGCGCATGTTGTGGTTGCGCCACACGGCAAAGCACACCAAGAAGTTGCCCACGAGCCCAACCACGAAGGTGAGGGCGTAGAGCACGATGAAGAACCACTCGTAGCTCTTGGGGAAGATGTGCTCTTCCAGGGCGGAGGTGTACTCGGACTCGTCCCAGCAGTACTCGTTCCAGCACTCCGTCGTTTCGTTGCCGCTGTCGCTGTCGTTGTGGGTATTGTTGGCCACCTGGGCCGTGACATTATTGTGGAAGGgaaaggggaagggggaaggggtGGTGGTAGAGCTGTACCCGCTTTGTAATATCGCcatggtgttggtggtggtagtgTTTGTAGTGGGGGTGGTattggtggtgtttttttctcactcAGACGACGGTGATGTCTGTACCTGAAACAGAATGGCGAAGGAACGACTCAAAAGCGTGAAAgatcagggcccgtatgcttatgggggaagttcgcgacaactcccgaagttttga
It encodes:
- the LOC138957379 gene encoding orexin receptor type 2-like, yielding MAILQSGYSSTTTPSPFPFPFHNNVTAQVANNTHNDSDSGNETTECWNEYCWDESEYTSALEEHIFPKSYEWFFIVLYALTFVVGLVGNFLVCFAVWRNHNMRTVTNVFIVNLALGDFLVILLCLPPTLVQNVSLTWFLGAAMCKTLLFLQNTSVSVSVLTLSAIAVERWYAICYPLRFKSTLTRARNIIVIIWITAMLIALPELIVADTHAYEFPPPFKSVLLTDCRPSWESWKQSIYQIILAIALYLAPIVLMTLTYTHIALVLWMQEIPGDSIQGHRPMMNGARNNGGTRGGSRLPEDQLASRRKAAKMLIAIVIVFAICYLPVHLMNVLRYFGVLTFAGDGATVQPLISHWLPYFNSALNPVIYNFMSAKFRKEFKVACFCCFYCGFRNRPFRRRDHNTFTMTFSHSNYSNCHTEEVTLASLKD